The DNA window CTTTTCTTCCGTGGCTGCGTCGCGGCGCTCGAGACTGTATCGCAGAGGATACAGCCACATCGCTTGCTCCTTGCCACAAACGAAAATTATCCGCAACGCCACCGCGCCAGGTTTTGGGATAGGTTCTGCATCTCGCTGCGACTTGCGGGGATGCGATGGTCAATCGCTCTCTTTCGCCGAACTTGCCTGGTATGCGCGCTGAGTTTCGCTCGAGCGCTCCAGCGCTGCGAGGTGGCGACCTTCGGAGCGCACCTTGCTGTTGGCTGTTTTGCCCGCGAGCGTGCGGGCGCGGTCATCCGCCGGGATGTGGATGCGCACGCGCAGCCCTTGCGGAGTTTTCTTCGTTTTCATGATTCTATATTCCACCCGCGCGGCCGCGGATGTCATGGGGTGAATCACCCGTGCCGGGATTTGGGTTGAAGGCCCCATCGCGCGGAAAAACCACGCGTGATGAACTTCTCGCGTGAAAACCCAGAACAACAACCATGGCACGCACGATTTTTCCAAGGGCAACGGACTGCGCAGGGAGCCGCTCTTCGGCGACGCGCAATGGATCGCCGACCGCATCCGCTGGATCAAGGAGCACAGCGGTCGGCGCAGGGGACGCGGCATCGCATCAAGGATGCACGCACAAGGCTGACCGCCCCCCGCTCGTGGCGTGATACGAAAGAAAACCGTGCGCACCGCGGGGCGGCACGCACGGTCGGTCGGGTTTGCGTTGACCAAGAAAGCGTCAGCCCCTGGCGTAGCGACCCATGATTTCGCATTTCGCGAGCACATGGTTGCGCAGGGCGTCCTCCAACGCCGGTCGCGCGGCGCCGGGAGGCAGGGGAAGATCGGTGTCGAGGGCGAACAACCGGAAAAAATAGCGGTGCGTGCCCGAGGGCGGGCTGGGACCGCGGTATTCCGTCCTGCCGAAATCGTTGCACCCGGCGACCGCGCCGTCCGGCACGGAATCCTCGGCGATGTGCGTGGTGCCCGCTGGGATGTTCCATAGCATCCAATGAGTCCACGGACTCATCGGTGCATCGGGATCATCGACGATCAGAGCCAGGCTTTTTGCCTCGGACGGAACACCGCTGATGGAAAGTTGCGGGTTGATGTTGCGTCCGTCGGCCGTGAACCGCGCGGAAATCGGCCTCGTCGCGCTGAAAGCGGTGGTGCCGATTTTCATGCGAGCGGAACGTGGCCTTGCCCTGACCGGAGCTTTAGTCGCGCGGCTTTGCATGTCACACAGCGATCCAACGGGTGAGAAGGCGCGGCGTGTGCGCGAGGATGTAGCGGAGCCGCAAGCGCCGCATCCAAAGCAGGAGCGATTTCATGGCTGCATCTTGGTCGCTCAGGGAGGCGCGCCGCCATGGGGTGAATGCTCCATCCGGATCCGCGCGTAATTCCGCTGCGGGAAATACCCCATGGCATCCGATGGACGGCGGAGGCGAAAGTTACCGCGTTATGAAAACCATTGTCTCCCCCGAAGAAGCGCGCCTGGAAACTCGCTCCGCATTATCGAAACGCGACCGTTTCGGTCACTTTCCTGCACAGTGGAACCAGTGCATGCCGCCGCGCATAAAACCGCAACGCTTTGCAGCACGCGCTCCGGAGTCGTCAACCGACGAGCACCGCGCGTGGGAAGAAGCGGTGGCAGGTTGGTGGTGGCTCTGACGCGGATGCCGCAGCACTCCCATGAGAAGGGAAACAATCAAACGGCGTTTTATTCGCCAAGGAGATAGTCCTCGATGATCTTGGCTGCCTCGATTCCGGGATCGGTGCCGTTCTCGCTTGCGCGCGAGAGAAGCTGGTCCACAACTTCCGGAGGCAGATCATCCAGTATGATCGCCTTGTTCGAATGTTCCGAATCGCCAGATCGTGCAGACATAGACTTCTTAGAGAATTTTTATATCAGCAAGCGCAGTCTTTTTGCACCATTTTTGATTTTCTTCCATTTCACGCCATATTGTGTTGAACTACTTTATTCATGGTGAAAGCGCCCCGTAAAACCCGTGCCATCGCCGTGCAGTTGTCGCCGGAAGCTGTGAAGCGTCTCGACGAACTGGCTGCGCGTTCAGGCATGTCGCGGCACCGCTACATGATTGTGATCTTGGAGCGTGCCATTGCGGCGGACGTGGTGGTGAGCAAGAAACTGGCTTTTTCGGACGAAGACTGATGAGCCCGCGGAGGCGAGTCCGGTTCGCCGCCGGATTGTGCTTGCTGGTCTTCGCTCTTTGGAATGCCGGGGATTTGGCCGCTCGTCCGGCACAAAACGCCATCTGTCCCGTGCATGGCGTGGAGATGAAGGCCGTGCAGCTGAAGCTGATCTATGGAATGCCGTCGCAGCAGGAGTTCGAAGAGATGAAAGCGGCCAAGACGAAGTTCCCTTTCGGGCGCGACTGCGTGCTCGCCGGATGTGTCGTTAAACCCGAAAAAACCGTCGCGGGCTTCCTCTGCGCCGGGTGCGTCGCGGAACGCGACAAGTGGCTGCGCGAACGCCGGCGCGTCTCACGCTGACACCCCATTTTCCGCGCGGCCGCGCTCGTGCAGGCACACGCGGTTGCGCCCTTCCTTTTTCGCCCGATACATCGCGTCGTCGGCGGCGTGGATGATCTCGCTCTGGCTCGTGTCTTCCCCGGTGAAGAGCGCGACGCCGATACTCGCCGAACACCGGTGCTCGATCGCGGAAACCGCCTCTTTCTCGACGGCGAGCACGTAGGGCTGCGAGAGCGATTCGAGGACTTTTCCGGCGATAGCCTCCGCCTCTTTCCGTGCGGCCGCCTCGTTCCCCGCGAGCGCCCCGAGCAGAACGATGAACTCGTCGCCGCCGAGCCGTGCCACCGTATCCGTCTCGCGCACGCAGCCGCGCAACCTGCGCGCGACCTCGACGAGGAGCGCATCGCCGGCGGCATGGCCGTGGGTGTCGTTCAGGGGTTTGAAGTTGTCGAGGTCCACCATCATCAGCGCGCCCCAGTTCTGCGAGCGCTTGGCGGCGGCGAGCGCCATGTCGAAACGATCGCGCAGCAAAACACGGTTGGGCAACTTCGTGAGCGCGTCGTGGAAGGCCATGCCACGGATCTGCACGGCCAGCCTTTCCGCCGTGAGTTGCGCATCGGATCGCCTGTAAATCGAAAGCAACATGCCGAAGACGAGGAAGGTGATGACCAAGCCTGCGCCTGCGGTGATCCACGCCGGGGCAAGGTCCAACCCGCCGCCCTCCGGCTTGTCCCGGAAAACCAGAAGCCAGCGGTGTCCGTTGAAGTCGATGGTTCTTTCCTGCTGCAGGGAAGGACGGCCAGTGTGATCGTTCGCGGATTTCTGGCTGTCGAAGAGCAGGGCTTCATCGGACGGTTTGTCGCCGTCGAAAATTTCAAGATCGAGAGATTTTCCTTCGCGGCCCGCGAGTTCCGGGATCGTTCCCTCGAGGAGATCGTCCATCCGGTAGGGGCTGTAAACCCATCCCTCGAGAGCGTTGCGTCTCTCGGTATCGGACCCGAGTGCCGCGCCTCTCCGGTAAACAGGCACATACATCAGCGCGCCTGCCTGCACGTCCGTGCCGTCCTCCTGCACGAGCCTCACCTTGCCCGAGAGTGCCGCGTTGCCCGTATCGCGAGCACGCTCCATCGCCAGACGGCGGACCGGTTCGGAAAACATGTCGTAGCCGAACGCGCGCAGATTGCGTCCGCTGAACGGCTCGAGATAGACGATCGAAGTGTAGATCTCTCGCGGGCCGGGCGGATGCACGCGGTAGTCGGGAAATCCCTCGCCGCGGATCTGCGCTGTGTGTTTTTCCAGATTCTCCGGCCTTATGAAAACCGCAAAGCCGATGCCTTGGTATCCGGGCACGGTCTCGTTCGCGCGAAGCGATTCGACATATGCCCGCCAATCGCCCCGTGTTACTGTGTCCGAGGCATTGAAGAGCGCGCGCCCTCCCTGCAAAAGCAAAGCGTAGGCCGTGAGGCGTTCGTTGATCCTGAGCGTGACCTCGTCGCAAGTCTTGGAAAATGCCGTGAGCGTGTTGTGTTCGATGACTCGGCTGACCTGCAGTCCGGCAAGCAGGCTGCCGACCAAGCCGATCCCGAGCGCGATGAGCGCGACAAGGCGGCGCACCGGCTTGTTCGCTGTCCACGCGCGGGGTCTTTGGGGTAGCGGCACCAACGAAAGGCCCGCGCCTTGGTTATCCCCCGCGCGGACAGGTGTCATATAGGAACTTTATAGCACAAACTGCAGCCCCGGCCATGGCTCTTGTTTCGAGGCTCGCTTGACGGCAGGCAAACCCTTCGTAAGTTTCACCTATCTTCTGAGGCAGACGGGCGAAGCCACCCCTTCGGAGTCTTCGGCAACCGATGCTTCAGAAGATATTTTTTGGAGTGCTCGGCTGCGCATCCGGCGTCGGTCGTTTATCTTCCGTAGCGACCCATGAGCACGGCTTCGGCCATCACATGGCCTTGCATGGCGCGATCCAGTTTCGCACGTGTGGAACCCGCCTTCAGATCCAGCGTCGTGTCGAGGGCGAGCAGGCGGAAAAAATAACGGTGGGTTCCCGACGGCGGACTCGGCCCGCGGTAGTTCGTTTCACCGAAGTCATTGCGACCCGCGGCGGCTCCCGATGGCGCAGTGCCCTCGGCGATTTGCGTGATTCCCGGGACGATATTCCACAGCAGCCAATGGTTCCAGGTTCCGCGGGGTGCGTCGGGATCATCCACGATGAGCACGAGGCTTTTGGCAGCGGCGGGGACGCCGCCGATCTCCAGCGGAGGACTGATGTCCCCGCCGTCGGCGGTGAACTTCGCGGGGATCGACCCTCCGTCGGCGAACGCGGGGCTTGTGATCCGCATCGCTTCACCGGCGTGCGTTGCAGCCAGTGCGCCAAGCAAAAATGCCGCATGCCATTTCCAGTCCACGGAATCATCCAAACGCGCGTTGCCCCCTTTGGCACGCCGATTGATACCGGTATGGGGAGAACACCCCGGCCCTCCTTCTGACCGCCCCGGTGTCTTGGCGACCGGGCGGCGGTCCGGTCCGAATGGGTTTTCCTCGCCGCGCGGCGGGCAGTATATTCACCGGCAGATGAAGCGCGCGGTTCGATTGTTCTCGCGGTTGCTTGTTCCGGCCGCCGCGGCGGCTCTGTTTTTCACCGCGTGCGCCCGGTATCAGTCGCCGTTGCGGATCGGGATGGATATCTGGCCCCCCTACGGACTGTTCTACCTCGCACAGCAAAAAGGTTTCTTCGCCGACGAAGGCGTGGAGGTGAAACTTTT is part of the Chthoniobacterales bacterium genome and encodes:
- a CDS encoding YbhB/YbcL family Raf kinase inhibitor-like protein, coding for MRITSPAFADGGSIPAKFTADGGDISPPLEIGGVPAAAKSLVLIVDDPDAPRGTWNHWLLWNIVPGITQIAEGTAPSGAAAGRNDFGETNYRGPSPPSGTHRYFFRLLALDTTLDLKAGSTRAKLDRAMQGHVMAEAVLMGRYGR
- a CDS encoding YbhB/YbcL family Raf kinase inhibitor-like protein, which encodes MKIGTTAFSATRPISARFTADGRNINPQLSISGVPSEAKSLALIVDDPDAPMSPWTHWMLWNIPAGTTHIAEDSVPDGAVAGCNDFGRTEYRGPSPPSGTHRYFFRLFALDTDLPLPPGAARPALEDALRNHVLAKCEIMGRYARG
- a CDS encoding ribbon-helix-helix protein, CopG family encodes the protein MVKAPRKTRAIAVQLSPEAVKRLDELAARSGMSRHRYMIVILERAIAADVVVSKKLAFSDED
- a CDS encoding diguanylate cyclase, giving the protein MTPVRAGDNQGAGLSLVPLPQRPRAWTANKPVRRLVALIALGIGLVGSLLAGLQVSRVIEHNTLTAFSKTCDEVTLRINERLTAYALLLQGGRALFNASDTVTRGDWRAYVESLRANETVPGYQGIGFAVFIRPENLEKHTAQIRGEGFPDYRVHPPGPREIYTSIVYLEPFSGRNLRAFGYDMFSEPVRRLAMERARDTGNAALSGKVRLVQEDGTDVQAGALMYVPVYRRGAALGSDTERRNALEGWVYSPYRMDDLLEGTIPELAGREGKSLDLEIFDGDKPSDEALLFDSQKSANDHTGRPSLQQERTIDFNGHRWLLVFRDKPEGGGLDLAPAWITAGAGLVITFLVFGMLLSIYRRSDAQLTAERLAVQIRGMAFHDALTKLPNRVLLRDRFDMALAAAKRSQNWGALMMVDLDNFKPLNDTHGHAAGDALLVEVARRLRGCVRETDTVARLGGDEFIVLLGALAGNEAAARKEAEAIAGKVLESLSQPYVLAVEKEAVSAIEHRCSASIGVALFTGEDTSQSEIIHAADDAMYRAKKEGRNRVCLHERGRAENGVSA